The following are from one region of the Actinomyces sp. oral taxon 897 genome:
- a CDS encoding tetratricopeptide repeat protein, giving the protein MADPDDEDLSPEEILRKAEEAFDMGWQLFKARQLPEAIAAFMKALELYRQIKGAKHMQATCLALIGSILSSTKRYQDSLTIYEMALELWNDLPGTELQQAACLFNTGNTLDEVGRYEEALTTYQQAADFFHTLPGTQKEQASCLFNTGNTLRRVGRYEEALTAFQQALAVYRTLPDTERQQATCLNNTGNTLRRVGRYEEALTSHRDALDLYRTLPDTERQQANCLFNTGNALHETGRYEEALTSYRDALDTYRALPGTQRQQANCLFNTGNALREVERYEEALSFYRDALGLYQQVDGAQKDQADCLVNTGATLVEMGRYEEALTSYRDALDTYRALPGTQLQQANCLFNTGNALREVERYEEALSFYRDALGLYQQVDGAQKDQADCLLNTGITLDEVGRYEEALTVYRDALDTYRALPGTQRQQADCLFNTGNALREVERYEEALAAHRDALDTYRALPGTQRQQANCLFNTGNALHETGRYEEALTSYRDALDTYRALPGTQRQQANCLNSIGTALRKTDRYEEALTAYQDALGLYQQVDGAQKDQADCLVNTGITLDEVGRYEEALTSYRDALDTYRALPGTQLQQANCLNSIGTALRKTDRYEEALTAYQDALDLYQRVDDTQKDQAACLLGTGTTLREVGRYEEALTVYRDALDTYRALPGTQRQQADCLNNTGITLAEAGRYEEALAAFQQALAAYRTLPGTQRQQANCLGNTGLALGEIGRYEEALSSYRDALAAYRTLPGTQRQQANCLFNTGTTLYEVGRYEEALTAYRDALAAYRTLPGTERQQALCLGNTGTALAEVGRYEEALISCRQALTPAIINALDSNATRFQFPTEHDRLTWITERAEPSLALALSLADINGQPALISDLIATFRTGGSIDTTRLTTQGRTTTPGLITPDLAIHPEPDPHPVAPVPTGLALTASPPLGTDAVLSANIPRRPGPVLHMPYHRTALADYRQDDDTTRPHAHYR; this is encoded by the coding sequence ATGGCGGACCCAGACGACGAGGACCTCTCCCCGGAGGAGATCCTGAGGAAGGCCGAGGAGGCCTTTGACATGGGATGGCAGTTATTTAAAGCCAGGCAGCTGCCAGAGGCGATCGCAGCCTTTATGAAGGCGTTGGAACTCTATCGGCAGATTAAGGGCGCCAAGCATATGCAAGCCACCTGCCTGGCTCTCATCGGCTCGATTTTGAGCAGCACAAAACGATACCAGGATTCCTTAACCATTTATGAGATGGCCTTGGAACTCTGGAATGATCTGCCAGGCACCGAGCTCCAGCAGGCCGCCTGCCTGTTCAATACCGGCAACACCCTAGACGAGGTGGGCAGGTACGAGGAAGCCCTGACCACCTACCAGCAGGCCGCAGACTTCTTCCACACCCTGCCGGGCACCCAGAAGGAACAAGCCAGCTGCCTGTTTAACACCGGCAACACCTTACGCAGGGTGGGCAGGTACGAGGAGGCCCTGACCGCCTTCCAGCAGGCCCTGGCCGTCTATCGCACCCTGCCAGACACCGAGCGCCAGCAGGCCACCTGCCTGAACAACACCGGCAACACCCTGCGCAGGGTGGGCAGGTACGAGGAGGCCCTCACCTCCCACCGGGACGCCCTGGACCTCTACCGCACCCTGCCAGACACCGAGCGCCAGCAGGCCAACTGCCTGTTCAACACCGGTAACGCCCTGCACGAGACGGGTCGGTACGAGGAGGCCCTCACCTCCTACCGGGACGCCCTGGACACCTACCGCGCCCTGCCAGGCACCCAGCGCCAGCAGGCCAACTGCCTGTTCAACACCGGTAACGCCCTGCGCGAGGTAGAGCGGTACGAGGAGGCCCTCTCCTTCTACCGGGACGCCCTGGGCCTCTACCAGCAGGTTGACGGCGCCCAGAAGGACCAGGCCGACTGCCTGGTCAACACCGGCGCCACCCTGGTCGAGATGGGTCGGTACGAGGAGGCCCTCACCTCCTACCGGGACGCCCTGGACACCTACCGCGCCCTGCCAGGCACCCAGCTCCAGCAGGCCAACTGCCTGTTCAACACCGGTAACGCCCTGCGCGAGGTAGAGCGGTACGAGGAGGCCCTCTCCTTCTACCGGGACGCCCTGGGCCTCTACCAGCAGGTTGACGGCGCCCAGAAGGACCAGGCCGACTGCCTGCTCAACACCGGCATCACCCTGGACGAGGTGGGCAGGTACGAGGAGGCCCTGACCGTCTACCGGGACGCCCTGGACACCTACCGCGCCCTGCCAGGCACCCAGCGCCAGCAGGCCGACTGCCTGTTCAACACCGGTAACGCCCTGCGCGAGGTAGAGCGGTACGAGGAGGCCCTGGCCGCCCACCGGGACGCCCTGGACACCTACCGCGCCCTGCCAGGCACCCAGCGCCAGCAGGCCAACTGCCTGTTCAACACCGGTAACGCCCTGCACGAGACGGGTCGGTACGAGGAGGCCCTCACCTCCTACCGGGACGCCCTGGACACCTACCGCGCCCTGCCAGGCACCCAGCGCCAGCAGGCCAACTGCCTGAACAGCATCGGCACCGCCCTGCGCAAGACGGACCGGTACGAGGAGGCCCTCACCGCCTACCAGGACGCCCTGGGCCTCTACCAGCAGGTTGACGGCGCCCAGAAGGACCAGGCCGACTGCCTGGTCAACACCGGCATCACCCTGGACGAGGTGGGCAGGTACGAGGAGGCCCTCACCTCCTACCGGGACGCCCTGGACACCTACCGCGCCCTGCCAGGCACCCAGCTCCAGCAGGCCAACTGCCTGAACAGCATCGGCACCGCCCTGCGCAAGACGGACCGGTACGAGGAGGCCCTCACCGCCTACCAGGACGCCCTGGACCTCTACCAGCGGGTTGACGACACCCAGAAGGACCAGGCCGCCTGCCTGCTCGGCACCGGCACCACCCTGCGCGAGGTGGGGCGGTACGAGGAGGCCCTGACCGTCTACCGGGACGCCCTGGACACCTACCGCGCCCTGCCAGGCACCCAGCGCCAGCAGGCCGACTGCCTGAACAACACCGGCATCACCCTGGCCGAGGCGGGCCGGTATGAGGAGGCTCTGGCTGCCTTCCAGCAGGCCCTGGCCGCCTATCGCACCCTGCCAGGCACCCAGCGCCAGCAGGCCAACTGCCTGGGCAACACCGGCCTCGCCCTAGGCGAGATAGGTCGGTACGAGGAGGCCCTCTCCTCCTACCGGGACGCCCTGGCCGCCTATCGCACCTTGCCAGGCACCCAGCGCCAGCAGGCCAACTGCCTGTTCAACACCGGCACCACCCTGTACGAGGTGGGCAGGTACGAGGAGGCCCTGACCGCCTACCGGGACGCCCTGGCCGCCTATCGCACCCTGCCAGGCACCGAGCGCCAGCAGGCCCTCTGCCTAGGCAACACCGGCACCGCCTTGGCTGAGGTGGGCCGGTACGAGGAGGCCCTCATCTCATGCAGGCAAGCTCTCACACCGGCAATTATCAACGCCCTGGACTCTAATGCTACTCGCTTCCAGTTCCCCACCGAGCACGACCGTCTCACCTGGATCACGGAAAGAGCAGAACCATCCCTGGCCCTCGCACTGAGCCTCGCCGACATCAATGGCCAGCCCGCCCTCATCTCAGATCTCATTGCCACCTTCCGCACCGGCGGCAGCATTGATACCACCAGGCTGACGACACAGGGCAGGACAACCACGCCGGGGCTCATCACGCCCGACCTCGCCATACATCCTGAACCCGACCCCCATCCCGTAGCCCCCGTGCCCACCGGCCTGGCCCTGACTGCCAGCCCACCCCTAGGGACCGACGCCGTCCTCTCCGCCAATATCCCCCGACGCCCCGGACCCGTCCTCCACATGCCCTACCACCGCACCGCCCTGGCCGACTACCGACAAGACGACGACACCACACGCCCCCACGCCCACTACCGGTGA
- a CDS encoding tetratricopeptide repeat protein: MTDPDEADLSPEEILREAETAFSKAARLFATGHQEKSIIAFTEALELYSQVEGTERQQADCLANIGDALNATKCYEPSLTAYSVALDFYRGLPGTERRQAECLYNAGVTLNELGRHEESLTLYRKSLSLCQHLPGTERRQASCLINIGVILCRLERYEEALTVYEVALRLYRALPDAERERADCLNNTGIVMYALGRREEALDYYRQALDLSATCPVASGTGPPAHTISALHCTRQAATRRRSPSTSRPRRSTPSLTGAGSQEEVVHRKTKQRLPETPTSR; the protein is encoded by the coding sequence ATGACGGACCCGGACGAGGCTGACCTCTCCCCAGAGGAGATCCTGAGGGAAGCTGAAACCGCTTTTAGCAAAGCGGCCCGATTGTTCGCCACCGGGCACCAGGAGAAGTCGATCATAGCTTTCACGGAGGCTCTCGAGCTCTACAGTCAGGTGGAGGGCACCGAGCGCCAGCAGGCCGACTGTCTTGCCAATATTGGCGACGCCCTGAATGCAACGAAGTGTTACGAGCCTTCTCTAACAGCTTACTCGGTCGCCCTGGACTTCTACCGCGGCCTGCCTGGCACGGAACGTCGACAAGCCGAATGCCTGTACAACGCGGGTGTCACCTTGAATGAGCTGGGGCGTCACGAGGAGTCCCTGACCCTCTACAGGAAGTCTCTGAGTCTCTGCCAGCACCTACCCGGCACAGAGCGCCGACAGGCGAGCTGCCTTATCAATATCGGGGTCATCTTGTGCAGGCTGGAGCGCTATGAGGAGGCGCTGACCGTATACGAGGTAGCCCTGAGGCTCTACCGCGCTCTACCCGACGCCGAGCGGGAGCGGGCCGACTGCCTGAACAATACCGGCATCGTTATGTACGCGCTAGGGCGCCGCGAAGAGGCCCTCGACTACTACCGGCAGGCCCTCGACCTTTCCGCGACCTGCCCGGTAGCGAGCGGGACCGGGCCGCCTGCTCATACAATATCAGCACTGCACTGCACAAGACAGGCCGCCACGAGGAGGCGCTCGCCTTCTACCAGCAGACCCAGGAGGTCTACCCCCAGCCTGACGGGGGCCGGTAGCCAGGAGGAAGTGGTACACAGAAAAACGAAGCAACGCCTACCCGAGACACCAACCAGCCGCTGA
- a CDS encoding tetratricopeptide repeat protein has protein sequence MNHLTEEYQHTADKLFDTGIDLTDAKRYPEALTAFRRALDLYRQTGDTHEDLADCLTNIGVTLRRVGQHEEALTSYRQALDIYRRIDGTEHDRARCLVNTGNTLRYVERYQEAVDAYQQALSLYQHKKNTGFQKAECLHNIGLTLSDTGRYEEALTAYRQALALYRDLPDTKQNQANCLTNIGATLHENGRYEEALASYQDALNIYRDLPGAEQLQAIVLYDTGVTLDKAGQQEDALDAYRDALEIYRDQPDSEQDQANCLINMGVILDDVDCYERALTTYHDALVLYRKVDGTELQQAHCLNNTGDTLDSIGQHKEALPFYEQALAPVLIGALESDAARFQFPTERDRLTWLTERAVPALALALELASRNDRPDLVSDLIATSRTGGSVDTAALTASGHGVRTGRGEPNVAAGLGPSTPPTNLVPTSLALTAGPPLGTAATPSANLPRRPGPVLHMPYHRTALAGYRPDGPQRAHARYR, from the coding sequence TTGAACCACCTGACAGAAGAGTATCAGCACACGGCAGACAAATTATTTGACACGGGTATTGACCTGACTGACGCAAAGCGTTATCCCGAGGCGCTGACGGCGTTCCGTCGCGCCCTGGACCTCTACCGTCAAACGGGTGATACCCACGAAGATCTTGCCGACTGCCTGACCAATATTGGCGTCACCCTGCGCCGGGTGGGACAGCACGAAGAGGCACTGACCTCCTACAGGCAGGCCCTGGACATTTACCGACGCATTGACGGCACCGAACATGATAGAGCTCGTTGCCTCGTCAATACAGGAAACACCCTGCGTTACGTGGAACGCTACCAGGAGGCAGTTGACGCTTACCAGCAGGCCCTGAGCCTCTATCAGCACAAAAAGAATACCGGATTCCAGAAGGCTGAATGCCTGCACAACATCGGCCTCACTCTGAGTGACACGGGACGGTACGAGGAGGCTCTCACTGCTTACCGGCAGGCCCTGGCACTGTACCGCGACCTGCCGGACACCAAGCAGAATCAGGCCAACTGCCTGACCAATATCGGCGCCACCCTGCATGAGAATGGACGCTACGAGGAAGCTCTCGCCTCTTACCAAGATGCTCTTAACATCTACCGAGATCTTCCAGGCGCCGAACAGCTTCAGGCTATCGTCCTGTACGACACCGGCGTCACCCTAGACAAAGCAGGACAACAGGAAGATGCTCTGGACGCCTACCGTGACGCCCTGGAAATTTACCGTGATCAGCCTGACTCCGAGCAGGATCAGGCCAACTGCCTGATCAACATGGGTGTCATCCTGGACGACGTCGACTGTTATGAGAGGGCGCTGACCACCTACCATGACGCCCTGGTCCTCTACCGGAAGGTGGACGGGACCGAACTTCAGCAGGCTCACTGTCTGAACAATACTGGTGATACTCTAGACAGTATAGGGCAGCACAAGGAGGCTCTGCCCTTCTACGAGCAGGCACTCGCCCCGGTGCTCATCGGCGCCCTGGAGTCCGACGCCGCCCGTTTCCAGTTCCCCACCGAGCGCGACCGCCTCACCTGGCTCACCGAGCGAGCGGTACCAGCCCTGGCGCTCGCCCTGGAGCTTGCTTCCAGGAACGACCGGCCCGACCTTGTCTCAGACCTCATTGCCACATCCCGCACCGGCGGCAGCGTGGACACTGCCGCGCTGACGGCGTCGGGCCATGGCGTCCGTACAGGACGCGGCGAACCGAACGTCGCCGCCGGTCTTGGACCCAGCACGCCTCCCACAAACCTCGTACCCACTAGCCTGGCCCTGACCGCCGGTCCACCTCTGGGGACCGCCGCCACACCGTCCGCCAACCTCCCCCGACGCCCCGGCCCCGTCCTCCACATGCCCTACCACCGCACCGCCCTGGCTGGCTACCGTCCCGACGGGCCGCAGCGCGCCCACGCCCGCTACCGGTGA
- a CDS encoding tetratricopeptide repeat protein: MTKPSAPEPSQEEVLRKAQKAFHDADLLSETGHAEDAVEALTQALDLYRRLPDTEQDQADCLYNTAVILEEAGQFDRSLTTYQQTLDLYRGLPGTEQNQALCLGSTGFNLYEMGRYTDAFNFYVDALEIYHTLPDAEQDRAVCLDRIGLTLSELGRNENALNFYRGALEAYRTLPDTHHQQADCLHNLAQSLREVGQFEQALDSYRQALEIYRQMGNTLPQQANCLHCIGSTLGSLGQADQAVEPYRQALETYRQMGNTLPQQADCLHDLGRALRKTGQFEQSADSYRQALDICIQIEGGKHYQAVCLYNIGISLHLADHFEEALDSYRQALRLYRQVDGTESQQARCLTNTGVVLDDMGRHEEALAFYQQAQEIYPQPDGGR; encoded by the coding sequence ATGACGAAACCAAGTGCACCAGAACCCTCCCAGGAGGAGGTACTCAGGAAAGCTCAAAAGGCTTTTCATGACGCGGATCTTCTGTCTGAGACCGGGCACGCGGAGGATGCGGTCGAGGCCCTCACGCAGGCCCTGGACCTTTACCGCAGACTTCCCGACACAGAACAGGACCAGGCCGACTGCCTGTATAACACCGCCGTCATCCTGGAGGAGGCAGGACAGTTCGACAGGTCCCTCACCACCTACCAGCAGACCCTGGACCTCTACCGTGGTCTGCCCGGCACCGAACAGAATCAGGCCCTCTGCCTGGGCAGTACCGGATTCAACCTGTATGAGATGGGTCGTTACACGGATGCCTTCAACTTCTACGTCGACGCCCTGGAGATCTACCACACCCTGCCCGACGCCGAGCAGGACCGGGCTGTCTGCCTGGACCGCATTGGCCTCACCTTGAGTGAGCTGGGACGTAACGAGAACGCCCTCAACTTCTACCGCGGCGCCCTGGAGGCCTACCGCACCTTACCGGACACCCACCACCAGCAGGCTGACTGCCTGCACAACCTCGCCCAGAGCCTGCGCGAGGTAGGGCAGTTCGAGCAGGCCCTGGACTCCTACCGGCAGGCCCTGGAGATCTACCGCCAGATGGGAAACACCCTCCCCCAGCAGGCCAACTGTCTGCACTGCATTGGCTCCACCCTGGGTAGCCTGGGGCAGGCTGACCAGGCCGTGGAGCCCTACCGGCAGGCCCTGGAAACCTACCGTCAGATGGGAAACACCCTCCCCCAGCAGGCTGACTGCCTGCACGACCTCGGCCGGGCCCTGCGCAAGACCGGGCAGTTCGAGCAGTCCGCGGACTCCTACCGACAGGCCCTGGATATCTGCATCCAGATAGAGGGAGGCAAGCACTATCAGGCCGTTTGTCTGTATAATATCGGCATCTCCCTGCACCTGGCGGATCACTTCGAGGAGGCCCTGGACTCCTACCGGCAGGCCCTGAGACTGTACCGCCAGGTGGACGGAACCGAGTCTCAGCAGGCCAGGTGCCTGACCAATACCGGTGTCGTCCTGGACGACATGGGCCGCCACGAGGAGGCGCTCGCCTTCTACCAGCAGGCCCAGGAGATCTACCCCCAACCTGACGGGGGCCGGTAG
- a CDS encoding helicase HerA domain-containing protein yields the protein MTSLPAPATGSVAPMSRLRPCAPVPAPATGTVVTTGPTFCWPPAGGQLTPTTSWTAVLEVTAAPALGGPGTEDEAAATRTLRGAAASLVLAARTQPGCDAVELRWVKDDGEDRLHLYLAARSTRGATTALGALAALRGHLPAGFATGPAPARALGPRGGSYLDLRRTEVGGRPTWPGPDGPDVLWHLADRPGDASAWNRVARALLGVREGAVSVLVQVAELTPGERALLDAYRAGLENLGAEHDDVDVLRRLVRVPGDVAARDAALSWAELREELDRPVLARIGLRGPAGDLARLAPEVGAAVAGRRRGVAPHMRVAAPTSEEELRAAAYSFDHLSVIPWGPGPLWSRGLLPAGLARLPFLYGVTDLAGRLLMPLPTQAGCPGLPQSDASQAYRGPVVEQDGDRIHLGRVHGSAGAMGLPARDLTEHTLVVGSSGRGKTTAIQSLLVRLWRRERVPFLVIEPVRNEYRALKSVLGEEVTVLTACREDLVPLRTDLLTVPEGVRLNQHLAAVKQALLLSAPMPSPLDVLLEESLARAYRHHGWQAGRRGVRTPGVGDVLAGFRQIVSERHYTGEALNMLGAMETRLRRLGGDGDLAHTLAAGQDTLTPRLGGPLVIELHELVEHDDVRLVTAVVLQQVRAAARARGVRRGLAHLTVLEEAHLFLDAGDRHSGAQTGERLRSEAVRALSTDIATLRGYGEGFVLATQSPGELAPQARSSTANRVVMGLMNDDDRRAALADLGLSGEAERVAAGLGRGLAFVRVAGSGVVPLVDLEPAPGVDTGRTLDDDALRRLQRG from the coding sequence ATGACCAGCCTGCCTGCCCCTGCCACCGGGAGCGTCGCGCCTATGAGTCGGCTGCGGCCCTGTGCCCCCGTGCCCGCCCCTGCCACGGGGACCGTCGTGACCACCGGCCCCACCTTCTGCTGGCCCCCTGCCGGTGGCCAGCTCACCCCCACCACCTCCTGGACCGCCGTCCTGGAGGTCACTGCCGCGCCGGCCCTCGGCGGCCCCGGCACGGAGGACGAGGCCGCGGCCACTCGGACACTGCGCGGGGCAGCGGCCAGCCTCGTCCTGGCGGCCCGCACACAGCCCGGCTGTGACGCCGTCGAGCTGCGCTGGGTCAAGGACGACGGCGAGGACCGCCTGCACCTGTACCTGGCCGCCCGCTCCACCCGGGGCGCGACCACGGCCCTCGGAGCACTGGCGGCCCTGCGTGGGCACCTGCCCGCGGGGTTCGCTACCGGCCCGGCCCCAGCTAGGGCCCTGGGGCCGAGAGGCGGCAGCTACCTGGACCTGCGACGCACCGAGGTCGGTGGGCGGCCCACGTGGCCCGGCCCGGACGGCCCGGACGTCCTGTGGCACCTGGCCGACCGGCCCGGTGACGCCTCCGCCTGGAACCGTGTCGCCCGGGCGCTCCTGGGCGTGCGTGAGGGCGCCGTCTCGGTCCTGGTGCAGGTCGCCGAGCTGACCCCCGGCGAGCGGGCCCTCCTGGACGCCTACAGGGCTGGTCTGGAGAACCTGGGCGCCGAGCACGATGACGTCGACGTCCTGCGTCGGCTGGTACGGGTCCCGGGTGACGTCGCCGCCCGGGACGCGGCACTGTCCTGGGCGGAGCTGCGCGAGGAGCTCGATCGTCCCGTCCTGGCCCGGATCGGCCTGCGGGGCCCGGCCGGGGACCTGGCCCGTCTGGCCCCGGAGGTCGGGGCCGCCGTCGCCGGGCGCCGCCGCGGGGTGGCTCCCCATATGCGGGTGGCGGCCCCCACCAGCGAGGAGGAGCTGCGTGCCGCCGCCTACTCCTTCGACCACCTCAGCGTGATCCCCTGGGGGCCCGGACCCCTGTGGTCCCGTGGCCTCCTGCCCGCGGGGCTCGCGCGTCTGCCCTTCCTCTACGGTGTCACGGACCTGGCCGGGCGCCTCCTCATGCCCCTGCCCACCCAGGCCGGCTGCCCCGGCCTGCCCCAGTCGGACGCCTCCCAGGCCTATCGGGGTCCCGTCGTCGAGCAGGACGGTGACCGTATCCACCTGGGCAGGGTCCACGGCTCGGCTGGCGCCATGGGGCTGCCTGCCCGCGACCTCACCGAGCACACGCTCGTCGTCGGCTCCTCCGGGCGCGGTAAGACCACCGCGATCCAGTCCCTCCTCGTGCGCCTGTGGCGTCGTGAGCGCGTCCCCTTCCTCGTCATTGAGCCGGTACGCAACGAGTACCGGGCCCTTAAGTCGGTCCTGGGGGAGGAGGTGACCGTCCTGACGGCGTGCCGTGAGGACCTGGTGCCTCTGCGCACGGACCTGCTCACCGTCCCCGAGGGGGTGCGTCTGAACCAGCACCTGGCGGCGGTCAAGCAGGCCCTCCTCCTCAGCGCCCCCATGCCCTCCCCGCTCGACGTGCTGCTGGAGGAGTCCCTGGCCCGTGCCTACAGGCACCACGGCTGGCAGGCGGGGCGCCGTGGGGTGAGGACGCCGGGTGTCGGGGACGTGCTGGCCGGGTTCCGGCAGATTGTCAGTGAGCGTCATTACACAGGTGAGGCCCTCAATATGCTCGGTGCCATGGAGACCCGGCTCAGGCGCCTGGGCGGGGACGGGGACCTGGCCCACACGCTCGCCGCAGGGCAGGACACGCTCACGCCCAGGCTCGGTGGCCCCCTCGTCATCGAGCTGCATGAGCTGGTAGAGCACGACGACGTCCGCCTTGTCACGGCTGTGGTCCTCCAGCAGGTGCGCGCCGCCGCCCGCGCCCGCGGCGTGCGGCGGGGCCTGGCCCACCTCACCGTCCTGGAGGAGGCCCACCTCTTCCTGGACGCCGGGGACCGCCACAGTGGCGCGCAGACGGGGGAGAGGCTGCGCTCCGAGGCCGTGCGGGCACTGTCCACGGACATTGCCACACTGCGCGGGTACGGGGAGGGCTTCGTCCTGGCCACCCAGTCACCCGGTGAGCTGGCGCCGCAGGCCCGCTCCTCGACGGCGAACCGCGTCGTCATGGGCCTGATGAACGACGACGACCGTCGGGCCGCCCTGGCCGACCTGGGCCTGTCGGGTGAGGCGGAGCGGGTCGCGGCGGGCCTGGGGCGGGGGCTGGCCTTTGTGCGGGTGGCGGGCTCCGGCGTCGTGCCGCTGGTGGATCTGGAACCGGCACCTGGTGTGGACACCGGGCGGACCCTGGACGACGACGCCCTGAGGCGTCTTCAACGGGGGTGA